In Rhodospirillum rubrum ATCC 11170, a genomic segment contains:
- a CDS encoding phosphoribosyl-ATP diphosphatase: MTDIPPAVSPPPGPEIIDALAAVIASRQGADPATSYTAKLFGRGRGKIVQKFGEEAFEVGVAALVESPEQVVAESADVLYHLMVLWADVGVTPDRVWAELARRFGTSGIDEKAARKK; the protein is encoded by the coding sequence ATGACCGATATCCCCCCCGCCGTCTCCCCCCCGCCCGGTCCCGAGATCATCGATGCCCTGGCGGCGGTGATCGCCAGCCGCCAGGGGGCCGATCCCGCCACCTCCTATACCGCCAAGCTGTTTGGCCGGGGCCGGGGCAAGATCGTGCAGAAATTCGGCGAGGAGGCCTTCGAGGTCGGCGTCGCCGCCCTGGTGGAAAGCCCCGAGCAGGTGGTCGCCGAAAGCGCCGATGTGCTTTATCACCTGATGGTGCTGTGGGCCGATGTCGGGGTGACCCCCGATCGGGTCTGGGCCGAATTGGCCCGCCGCTTCGGCACCTCGGGCATCGACGAGAAAGCCGCCCGCAAGAAGTGA
- the hisF gene encoding imidazole glycerol phosphate synthase subunit HisF — MLKMRIIPCLDVKDGRVVKGVNFVGLRDAGDPVEQARLYDAAGADELCFLDITASHENRDTLLDVVGRTADQCFMPLTVGGGVRTTEDIRKLLLAGADKVSINTAAVTRPEFVREAAETFGAQCVVVALDAKSVGPGRFEIFTHGGRKATGLDAVDWAKRMVALGAGEILLTSMDRDGTRQGFNLPLTRAIADAVAVPVIASGGVGTLDHLVEGVRDGHATAVLAASIFHFGEYTIAQAKAHMAAAGLPMRL; from the coding sequence ATGTTGAAGATGCGCATCATCCCCTGTCTCGACGTCAAGGACGGCCGGGTGGTCAAAGGGGTTAACTTCGTCGGCCTGCGCGATGCCGGCGATCCGGTGGAACAGGCCCGGCTTTACGACGCGGCCGGGGCCGACGAGTTGTGCTTCCTTGACATCACCGCCAGCCACGAGAACCGCGACACCTTGCTTGATGTCGTCGGCCGCACCGCCGATCAGTGCTTCATGCCGCTGACCGTTGGCGGCGGCGTGCGCACGACCGAGGATATCCGCAAGCTGCTGCTGGCCGGGGCCGACAAGGTGTCGATCAACACCGCCGCCGTCACCCGCCCCGAGTTCGTGCGCGAGGCGGCCGAGACGTTCGGCGCCCAATGCGTGGTGGTGGCCCTGGACGCCAAATCGGTGGGGCCGGGACGGTTCGAGATCTTCACCCATGGCGGCCGCAAGGCCACCGGCCTGGACGCCGTGGACTGGGCCAAGCGCATGGTGGCGCTGGGGGCGGGAGAAATCCTGCTGACCTCGATGGACCGCGACGGCACCCGCCAGGGCTTTAACTTGCCGCTGACCCGGGCGATCGCCGATGCGGTGGCGGTGCCGGTCATCGCCTCGGGCGGGGTGGGTACCTTGGATCATCTGGTCGAAGGCGTGCGCGACGGTCACGCCACCGCCGTGCTTGCCGCCTCGATCTTCCACTTCGGAGAGTATACCATCGCCCAGGCCAAGGCCCATATGGCGGCGGCCGGACTCCCCATGCGGCTTTAG
- the hisA gene encoding 1-(5-phosphoribosyl)-5-[(5-phosphoribosylamino)methylideneamino]imidazole-4-carboxamide isomerase: MILFPAIDLKDGQCVRLRKGEMDQATVFNDSPADQAAAFALAGCRWIHVVDLNGAFAGRPVNAPAVEAILAAVDLPVQLGGGIRDLAAIDLWLDKGVRRVILGTVALRDPQLVREACKRHPGRIAVGIDARGGMVAVEGWAETSAVSALDLALRFEDAGVAAIVHTDIDRDGLLAGPNLDATAALAERLTTPVIVSGGVASLDDLRAIRARAAAGLEGVISGRALYDGRIDLAEALAVLAD; this comes from the coding sequence ATGATCTTGTTTCCCGCCATCGACTTGAAGGACGGCCAGTGCGTTCGCCTGCGCAAGGGCGAGATGGATCAGGCGACCGTCTTCAATGACAGCCCGGCCGATCAGGCCGCCGCCTTCGCCCTGGCCGGCTGCCGGTGGATCCATGTCGTCGATCTCAACGGCGCCTTCGCCGGCCGGCCGGTCAACGCCCCGGCGGTCGAAGCCATTCTGGCGGCCGTCGATCTGCCGGTGCAGCTTGGCGGCGGCATCCGTGACTTGGCGGCGATCGATCTGTGGCTCGACAAGGGGGTGCGCCGGGTGATCCTGGGCACCGTGGCCCTGCGCGATCCGCAACTTGTGCGCGAGGCCTGCAAACGCCATCCTGGACGGATCGCCGTTGGCATCGACGCCCGCGGCGGCATGGTCGCCGTCGAGGGCTGGGCCGAAACCAGCGCCGTCAGCGCCCTTGATCTGGCTTTGCGCTTCGAAGACGCCGGGGTGGCGGCCATCGTCCATACCGACATCGACCGCGACGGCCTGCTCGCCGGACCCAATCTCGACGCCACGGCCGCCCTGGCCGAGCGGCTGACCACGCCGGTGATCGTCTCGGGCGGGGTGGCCAGCCTTGACGATCTGCGCGCCATCAGGGCGCGGGCGGCGGCCGGTCTGGAAGGCGTGATCAGCGGTCGGGCGCTCTATGACGGTCGCATCGATCTTGCCGAGGCTCTGGCGGTTCTGGCCGATTAA
- the hisH gene encoding imidazole glycerol phosphate synthase subunit HisH — MRVALIDYGSGNLRSAAKALERAARDGGVAAEIVVTRDVEGVLGADRVVLPGVGAFANCRRGLQGIDGMVEALAEVALVRARPFLGICVGMQLLADEGVEYGRHPGLGWIGGTVEAISPADPALKIPHMGWNSLDFQADSHALLAGIEPGTHVYFVHSYHFRPADPATRLASVEYGGPLTAMIGRENLVGTQFHPEKSQAAGLRLIANFLRWAP, encoded by the coding sequence ATGCGTGTCGCGCTTATCGATTATGGCTCGGGCAATCTCCGTTCGGCGGCGAAAGCCCTCGAACGGGCCGCTCGCGACGGTGGAGTCGCCGCCGAAATCGTCGTTACCCGCGATGTCGAGGGGGTCCTGGGGGCCGATCGCGTGGTGCTGCCCGGCGTCGGCGCCTTCGCCAATTGCCGGCGCGGCTTGCAGGGCATCGATGGCATGGTCGAGGCCCTGGCCGAGGTGGCGCTGGTCCGCGCCCGCCCCTTCCTTGGCATCTGCGTCGGCATGCAGCTGCTGGCCGACGAGGGCGTGGAATATGGCCGTCACCCCGGTCTGGGATGGATCGGCGGCACCGTGGAAGCGATCAGCCCGGCCGACCCCGCCCTCAAGATCCCCCACATGGGATGGAACAGCCTGGATTTTCAGGCCGATAGTCATGCCTTGCTCGCCGGCATCGAGCCGGGGACCCATGTCTATTTCGTCCATAGCTACCACTTCCGCCCCGCCGACCCGGCGACGCGCTTGGCCAGCGTTGAATACGGCGGGCCGCTGACCGCGATGATCGGCCGGGAAAATCTGGTCGGAACCCAGTTCCATCCCGAGAAAAGCCAGGCCGCCGGGCTGCGCCTGATCGCCAATTTCCTGCGCTGGGCCCCGTGA
- the hisB gene encoding imidazoleglycerol-phosphate dehydratase HisB, which translates to MRQATVTRATKETEITVWLDLDGTGQYEVSTGIGFLDHMLEQVSRHSLMDLRVHAKGDTHIDFHHTTEDTGLAIGQAVTQALGDRKGIQRYGSALIPMDEALTQVAVDLSNRPYLIWKVDFSRDKLGDMDTELFKEWFQAFSQTAGVTLHVANHYGENNHHIVESCYKALARALRQAWEIDPRKADAVPSTKGVLGGTL; encoded by the coding sequence ATGCGACAGGCCACCGTCACGCGCGCAACCAAGGAAACAGAGATAACCGTCTGGCTCGACCTGGATGGAACCGGGCAATACGAGGTTTCAACGGGCATCGGCTTCCTTGACCACATGCTGGAGCAAGTATCGCGCCATAGTTTGATGGATCTGCGGGTACATGCCAAAGGTGATACTCACATCGATTTCCACCACACGACCGAGGACACTGGACTGGCGATCGGTCAGGCGGTGACCCAAGCGTTAGGAGATCGCAAGGGAATTCAACGGTATGGCTCGGCTCTCATCCCTATGGACGAGGCGCTGACCCAGGTTGCGGTGGATCTGTCCAATCGGCCCTACCTCATCTGGAAGGTCGATTTTTCCCGGGACAAGCTAGGCGATATGGATACCGAACTCTTCAAGGAATGGTTCCAGGCATTCTCTCAAACAGCCGGCGTAACGTTGCACGTTGCAAATCACTATGGGGAAAACAACCACCACATCGTTGAATCCTGCTACAAAGCCTTGGCACGCGCGCTCCGCCAAGCTTGGGAAATAGATCCCAGGAAAGCGGATGCGGTCCCCTCCACCAAAGGGGTGCTTGGTGGCACCCTCTAG
- a CDS encoding helix-turn-helix domain-containing protein — translation MRRSKTEETLGDGINKSPDPVDVHVGRRLRLRRTLLGMSQEQLANAVGVTFQQIQKYERGSNRVSASRLYDISKVLGVPVAFFFEDIGDEVTSARLAPIVPDITGSGLSEPAIPAYEQDPLQKNETLELIRAYWRLPTDTVRKRALDLLKSLSGRD, via the coding sequence GTGAGAAGGTCAAAAACCGAAGAGACCCTGGGAGATGGCATCAATAAGTCGCCTGATCCCGTTGATGTGCATGTTGGTCGCCGTCTGCGACTGCGTCGAACCCTGCTTGGAATGAGTCAGGAACAGCTCGCCAACGCCGTTGGCGTGACCTTCCAGCAGATCCAGAAGTACGAGCGCGGCAGCAATCGTGTCAGCGCCAGCCGTTTATACGATATTTCGAAGGTTCTGGGCGTCCCGGTGGCCTTTTTCTTCGAAGATATCGGCGACGAAGTGACTTCGGCGCGACTGGCGCCGATTGTTCCCGACATTACCGGCTCCGGCCTGTCCGAGCCGGCGATCCCCGCCTACGAACAGGATCCTTTGCAGAAGAACGAGACGCTCGAATTGATCCGCGCCTATTGGCGCCTGCCCACCGATACGGTGCGCAAGCGGGCCCTTGATCTGCTTAAAAGCCTGTCCGGGCGGGACTAA
- the hslV gene encoding ATP-dependent protease subunit HslV, which translates to MSSSPASPSDNSIVWHGTTILSVRKNGKVVIAGDGQVTFGNTVMKANARKVRPLAGGSVIAGFAGATADAFTLFERLETKLEQYPGQLTRACVEMAKDWRTDRYLRRLEAMMAVADKGVSLVLTGTGDVLEPEDGLIGIGSGGPFALAAARALVSEDLDPEVIARRSLAIAADICIYTNHNLTVEVL; encoded by the coding sequence ATGTCTTCCTCCCCAGCCTCCCCCTCGGACAATTCCATCGTCTGGCACGGCACGACCATTTTGTCGGTGCGCAAGAACGGTAAGGTGGTGATCGCCGGCGACGGTCAGGTCACCTTCGGCAATACGGTGATGAAGGCCAATGCCCGCAAGGTGCGGCCGCTGGCCGGCGGCTCGGTGATCGCCGGCTTCGCCGGAGCCACCGCCGACGCCTTCACCCTGTTCGAGCGCCTGGAAACCAAGCTGGAGCAATACCCCGGGCAGTTGACCCGGGCTTGCGTGGAAATGGCCAAGGACTGGCGCACCGATCGCTATCTGCGCCGGCTCGAGGCGATGATGGCCGTGGCCGACAAGGGCGTCTCGCTGGTGCTGACGGGCACGGGCGACGTGCTTGAACCCGAAGACGGGCTGATCGGCATCGGCTCGGGCGGTCCCTTTGCCCTGGCCGCCGCCCGCGCCCTGGTCAGCGAGGATCTCGATCCCGAGGTCATCGCCCGGCGCTCGCTGGCGATCGCCGCCGATATCTGCATCTACACCAACCACAATCTGACCGTGGAAGTCCTATGA
- the hslU gene encoding ATP-dependent protease ATPase subunit HslU — protein sequence MNAFTPREIVSELDRHIVGQKDAKRAVAIALRNRWRRQQLSEALRDEVLPKNILMIGPTGVGKTEIARRLAKLAQAPFLKVEATKFTEVGYVGRDVESIIRDLVETALTQERDRLRKQVNAKAEANAEERVLDALVGDRASPETRQKFRKMLREGQINDKEIEVQVQDSGGALPTMDIPGMPGAQMGMLNLNDIFGKAFGNRTKARKMTVEDSHAVLVREEADKLLDEEQVVKAAIAAVENNGIVFLDEIDKIATASERRGGDVSREGVQRDLLPLIEGTTVSTKYGPVKTDHVLFIASGAFHTAKPADLLPELQGRLPIRVELSALNAGDFKRILLEPEASLITQYKALLATEGVTLEFPDDTVEAIAEIATEINGSVENIGARRLHTVLERLLEEISFTATDRSGETIVVTRDMVKERVGALAAKADLSRFIL from the coding sequence ATGAACGCCTTCACCCCCCGCGAGATCGTTTCCGAGCTTGATCGCCACATCGTCGGGCAGAAGGACGCCAAGCGCGCCGTCGCCATCGCCCTGCGCAACCGCTGGCGCCGCCAGCAGCTGTCCGAGGCCCTGCGCGACGAGGTGCTGCCCAAGAACATCCTGATGATCGGGCCCACCGGCGTCGGCAAGACCGAGATCGCCCGCCGTCTGGCCAAACTGGCCCAGGCCCCCTTCCTCAAGGTCGAGGCCACCAAATTCACCGAGGTCGGCTATGTCGGCCGCGACGTGGAAAGCATCATCCGCGATCTGGTGGAAACCGCCCTGACCCAGGAGCGCGACCGCCTGCGCAAGCAAGTCAACGCCAAGGCCGAGGCCAACGCCGAGGAGCGGGTGCTCGATGCCCTGGTCGGCGATCGCGCCTCGCCCGAAACCCGCCAGAAGTTCCGCAAGATGCTGCGCGAAGGCCAGATCAACGACAAGGAGATCGAGGTTCAGGTCCAAGACAGCGGCGGTGCCCTGCCGACCATGGATATTCCGGGCATGCCCGGGGCCCAGATGGGCATGCTCAATCTCAACGACATCTTCGGCAAGGCCTTTGGCAACCGCACCAAGGCGCGCAAGATGACGGTCGAAGACTCCCACGCCGTTCTGGTGCGCGAGGAGGCCGACAAGCTGCTCGACGAGGAGCAGGTGGTCAAAGCCGCCATCGCCGCCGTCGAGAACAACGGCATCGTCTTCCTTGATGAAATCGACAAGATCGCCACGGCGTCGGAACGCCGGGGCGGCGACGTCAGCCGCGAGGGCGTTCAGCGCGACCTGCTGCCGCTGATCGAAGGCACGACGGTTTCAACCAAATACGGTCCGGTGAAGACCGACCACGTGCTGTTCATCGCCTCGGGCGCCTTCCATACGGCCAAGCCCGCCGATCTGCTGCCCGAACTGCAGGGCCGTTTGCCGATCCGCGTCGAGTTGAGCGCGCTCAACGCCGGCGATTTCAAGCGCATCCTGCTTGAACCCGAAGCCAGCCTGATCACCCAGTACAAGGCCCTGCTGGCGACCGAGGGCGTCACCTTGGAGTTTCCCGACGACACGGTCGAGGCCATCGCCGAGATTGCCACCGAAATCAACGGCTCGGTCGAAAACATCGGGGCGCGGCGCCTGCATACGGTCCTGGAGCGCCTGCTCGAGGAGATCAGCTTCACCGCCACCGACCGTTCGGGCGAAACCATCGTCGTCACCCGCGACATGGTCAAGGAGCGCGTCGGCGCCCTGGCCGCCAAGGCCGATCTGTCGCGGTTCATCCTGTAA
- a CDS encoding helix-turn-helix domain-containing protein yields MTPFGARLRALRAARGLTLKAMAEDLGLSAAYLSALEHGRRGRPAPGLVMQICGLLGLIWDDAEDLKRLALVSHPKVTLDTGGLEPTATLLVHELAEVLETLDPGEIESLRALLRAARRSARPR; encoded by the coding sequence ATGACGCCCTTTGGCGCCCGCCTGCGCGCCCTGCGCGCGGCGCGCGGCCTGACGCTAAAGGCGATGGCCGAAGACCTCGGCTTGTCGGCGGCCTATCTTTCGGCCCTCGAACACGGCCGGCGCGGGCGCCCCGCCCCCGGTCTGGTGATGCAGATCTGTGGATTGTTGGGCTTGATCTGGGATGACGCCGAGGACCTGAAACGTCTGGCCCTGGTCTCCCATCCCAAGGTGACTCTCGATACCGGCGGCTTGGAGCCGACGGCGACCTTGCTGGTCCATGAACTGGCCGAGGTCCTCGAGACCCTGGACCCGGGCGAGATCGAGTCCTTGCGCGCCCTGCTGCGGGCGGCCCGTCGATCGGCCCGCCCGCGATAG
- a CDS encoding Smr/MutS family protein, with amino-acid sequence MSRRKYGLTPEDLQAWEQLARTTRPFDRAGRGAPPAPPLPPEAAAGRPADPSPSPPPPVPPAGPAGARMRPPALGDLRSGHLVDMDGRTAGRLKRGRLDIDGRIDLHGMTQESAHAALRGFLRRGREQGWRCVLVITGKGGRSGDSGTGVLRRAVPMWLNGVDLRPLVVGFINATPRHGGEGALYVMLRRRRESGP; translated from the coding sequence ATGAGTCGGCGTAAGTATGGCCTGACGCCCGAGGATCTTCAGGCCTGGGAGCAGCTTGCCCGGACGACGCGGCCTTTTGATCGCGCGGGGCGCGGCGCCCCGCCGGCCCCGCCGCTTCCCCCCGAAGCCGCCGCCGGGCGGCCGGCCGATCCCTCCCCGTCCCCTCCGCCCCCGGTCCCGCCTGCGGGGCCGGCCGGTGCCCGTATGCGCCCGCCGGCGCTCGGCGATTTGCGTTCCGGTCACCTTGTCGATATGGATGGCCGCACCGCCGGTCGCCTCAAGCGCGGCCGGCTCGACATCGATGGCCGCATTGATCTGCATGGCATGACCCAGGAAAGCGCCCATGCGGCCCTGCGCGGCTTCCTGCGGCGCGGCCGCGAGCAGGGCTGGCGCTGCGTGCTGGTCATCACCGGCAAGGGCGGCAGGTCGGGGGACAGCGGCACCGGGGTTCTGCGCCGCGCCGTGCCGATGTGGTTGAACGGTGTCGATCTGCGGCCGCTGGTCGTGGGCTTCATCAACGCCACCCCGCGCCATGGCGGCGAAGGGGCGCTGTATGTCATGCTGCGCCGTCGCCGCGAGTCCGGGCCATGA
- a CDS encoding LutC/YkgG family protein gives MTSARDSVLGSIRRGLRRGPLTGAAAEALRARLANPPPGPLPERAKGAGEDRLARFIDMAERVSASVARVQGLDQLAPALAEYLKAHNLPTTVVASDDAILDGLADHPMLTVRRGLPTPGDTVAVVPAFGAIAETGTLALRSGSERASTLNFLPDTHVVVLRAADLVGGLEEIWARLRAEGQGALPRTINFITGPSRTGDIEQTIQLGAHGPLRLHILIVDESA, from the coding sequence ATGACCAGCGCCCGCGATAGCGTTCTCGGCTCGATCCGCCGCGGGCTGCGCCGTGGCCCCCTGACGGGGGCGGCGGCCGAGGCTTTGCGCGCCCGTTTGGCCAATCCCCCCCCCGGTCCGCTGCCCGAACGGGCCAAGGGCGCCGGCGAGGATCGGCTTGCCCGGTTCATCGACATGGCCGAGCGGGTCTCGGCCAGCGTCGCCCGCGTCCAGGGCCTTGATCAGCTCGCCCCCGCCCTCGCCGAGTATCTGAAGGCCCATAATCTGCCGACCACCGTGGTCGCCAGCGACGATGCCATCCTTGATGGGCTGGCCGATCATCCAATGCTCACCGTGCGGCGCGGTCTGCCGACGCCGGGCGATACGGTCGCCGTGGTTCCCGCCTTTGGCGCCATCGCCGAAACCGGCACCCTGGCTTTGCGCTCGGGGTCCGAACGGGCCTCGACGCTGAATTTCCTGCCCGATACCCATGTCGTCGTTCTGCGCGCGGCCGATTTGGTCGGCGGCCTAGAAGAGATCTGGGCGCGGCTTAGGGCCGAGGGCCAAGGCGCTCTGCCGCGCACGATCAATTTCATCACCGGTCCGTCGCGAACCGGCGATATCGAACAGACCATTCAGCTGGGGGCGCATGGCCCCTTGCGCCTGCATATTCTGATCGTCGATGAGTCGGCGTAA